In Paenibacillus sonchi, a single genomic region encodes these proteins:
- a CDS encoding esterase-like activity of phytase family protein, which yields MRSKSYAVMATAVLALAVGSGNAIADPQQAAGKSKVKYSNNGQALEAPAAEMRAADGSLFVPVRDMANLMDKYVDWDQFRTSVSFTDKPKLTGKYNLKAADLAPGIKMGVGSSLTHLPGDPANIFYSTADRGPNGELKVNDATRRTFPLSDYTPTIYKIEASAGEIKILDKIPLKVNGIDPVSGTANITGVGNIKGRDEAPYDAKGEKELKYDPYGLDIEGLAYNPKDDTFWISDEYGPSIVHVKRDGTLIERIVPKGWGNNKISTPLVPAREVLPEVYNKLRQNRGAEAVGITPDGSTMFMAMQSPLRNPDKSTDNSRQLRIIKIDLATLAPTAEYVYITEDAAQFKDLKQSDIVISDLYAVNDHTLLVDERDKNAGDKAELKRIFQIDLSGATNILGKYDQASAGGKTLEEMSISNLKAAAIMPPSKRTVLDAVAFQFPYEKIEGLTLVDGNTIAIINDNDFGVGSDSAENGTSLWTFQLPYTITP from the coding sequence ATGAGGAGTAAATCATATGCCGTCATGGCTACAGCGGTGCTTGCATTAGCTGTCGGCAGCGGAAATGCCATAGCGGATCCGCAACAAGCCGCAGGCAAAAGCAAGGTCAAGTACAGCAATAACGGACAGGCTCTGGAAGCACCGGCGGCAGAAATGAGAGCAGCGGACGGAAGCCTGTTTGTGCCGGTACGCGACATGGCTAATCTGATGGACAAGTACGTGGATTGGGATCAGTTCCGCACAAGCGTTTCTTTTACAGACAAACCCAAGTTAACCGGTAAATATAACCTGAAGGCAGCGGATTTGGCCCCGGGAATTAAGATGGGAGTAGGCTCCTCCTTGACCCATCTGCCCGGCGACCCGGCCAATATCTTCTATTCTACGGCAGACCGTGGACCGAACGGCGAGCTGAAAGTAAATGACGCTACGCGGCGGACCTTCCCGCTGTCTGACTATACGCCTACCATTTACAAGATTGAGGCCTCCGCAGGAGAAATCAAGATTCTGGACAAAATTCCGCTGAAGGTGAACGGCATTGATCCGGTCAGCGGTACCGCCAACATAACGGGGGTAGGAAACATCAAGGGCCGGGACGAGGCACCGTATGATGCTAAGGGCGAAAAGGAGCTCAAATATGATCCTTACGGTCTTGATATTGAAGGATTGGCGTATAATCCCAAGGATGATACCTTCTGGATTTCTGACGAATACGGCCCGTCCATCGTTCATGTCAAGCGGGATGGCACCCTGATTGAGCGCATCGTACCCAAGGGCTGGGGAAATAACAAAATAAGCACGCCGCTGGTGCCTGCCCGCGAGGTGCTGCCGGAGGTTTACAACAAGCTCCGCCAGAACCGCGGTGCAGAAGCGGTAGGCATTACACCTGACGGCAGCACGATGTTCATGGCGATGCAAAGCCCGTTGCGCAATCCTGACAAGAGTACAGATAACTCCCGTCAGCTGCGCATTATCAAGATTGACCTGGCCACGCTTGCTCCAACAGCAGAATACGTCTATATCACAGAGGATGCCGCCCAGTTCAAGGACCTCAAGCAGTCGGATATCGTTATCTCCGATTTGTACGCCGTCAATGACCATACACTCCTTGTTGATGAGCGGGATAAGAACGCAGGAGATAAGGCCGAGCTGAAGCGGATTTTCCAGATTGATTTATCCGGCGCTACCAATATTCTGGGCAAGTATGACCAGGCTTCAGCCGGCGGCAAGACGCTGGAGGAGATGAGCATCTCCAATCTGAAGGCAGCGGCTATTATGCCTCCTTCCAAGCGGACGGTGCTGGATGCCGTGGCCTTCCAGTTTCCTTATGAAAAGATTGAAGGCCTGACCTTGGTGGACGGCAACACCATCGCCATTATTAATGACAACGATTTTGGTGTAGGCAGCGATTCAGCGGAGAATGGCACGAGCCTGTGGACCTTTCAGTTGCCTTACACTATCACACCTTAA
- a CDS encoding MATE family efflux transporter, whose product MIPTTSMKQKARQFLYILFPILITQIALSAITFFDTNMSGKFGTDDLAGVAIGTSLWIPIQTGLSGILMGITPLVSHLMGSRKESDVAYQVTQGIWLSLLVSLLVLAAGTFALSPVLHFMNLEPQVHDIAFRFLCAISVGIIPLFGYTVIRSCIDALGQTRISMFITLIALPVNVGLNYLLIFGKFGFPRLGGVGAGVASAITYWVIFGISLMFVYRSEPFRSLRLFRSFHFMSLRSFKELLKIGVPIGFSIFFETAVFSAVTLLMSRFDTITIAAHQAAINFASTLYMIPLSICMSLTILVGFENGAGRLKDARQYGIMGIGTAAVLSLATALVLLFAGSHVAGLYSNEPEVISLIRHFLIYAIFFQISDAIATPTQGVLRGYKDVNPAFIICFLAYWIIGLPTGYVLATYTSLAAYGYWVGLITGLAIGAILLLSRLVKVQRRYAHNKPDTA is encoded by the coding sequence ATGATACCTACTACTTCAATGAAACAAAAAGCAAGACAATTCCTGTATATTTTATTTCCCATCCTCATTACACAAATTGCCCTGTCAGCTATAACTTTCTTCGACACGAATATGTCCGGCAAATTCGGTACGGACGATCTGGCCGGAGTAGCCATTGGAACCAGCCTGTGGATTCCGATTCAAACCGGACTCAGCGGGATATTGATGGGGATCACCCCCTTAGTGTCACATTTGATGGGAAGTAGAAAGGAAAGCGACGTAGCATACCAGGTCACTCAAGGCATATGGCTGTCTCTGCTTGTGTCGCTGCTTGTTCTGGCAGCTGGAACTTTCGCGCTCTCACCGGTGCTTCATTTCATGAATCTGGAGCCGCAGGTTCACGATATCGCCTTTCGTTTCCTGTGTGCGATCTCAGTCGGGATCATTCCGCTCTTTGGCTATACGGTTATCCGCAGTTGTATTGACGCTCTCGGTCAAACACGGATTTCGATGTTCATTACACTGATAGCCCTGCCAGTCAATGTAGGGCTCAACTATCTGCTGATCTTTGGTAAATTCGGCTTCCCCCGCCTTGGCGGTGTTGGTGCGGGAGTGGCATCAGCGATTACGTATTGGGTGATCTTCGGCATCTCTCTGATGTTTGTCTACCGCTCCGAGCCTTTCCGGAGCCTCCGGCTGTTCCGCAGCTTTCACTTTATGTCTCTGCGCAGCTTCAAGGAACTGCTAAAAATCGGCGTACCGATCGGCTTCTCCATCTTCTTTGAAACGGCGGTTTTTTCAGCCGTGACACTTCTCATGAGCCGGTTCGATACAATAACCATTGCAGCCCATCAAGCGGCCATTAATTTCGCTTCTACCCTGTATATGATTCCGCTAAGCATTTGTATGAGCCTGACGATTCTGGTCGGCTTCGAGAACGGGGCCGGCCGGCTGAAGGATGCGCGGCAATATGGGATCATGGGCATTGGAACAGCGGCTGTCCTCTCACTCGCTACAGCTCTTGTACTGCTGTTCGCAGGCAGCCATGTTGCCGGCCTCTACTCCAATGAGCCTGAGGTCATTTCACTTATCCGGCACTTTCTGATCTACGCTATATTCTTTCAGATTTCCGATGCCATCGCCACCCCCACACAGGGCGTCCTGCGGGGCTACAAGGATGTAAATCCGGCATTCATCATCTGTTTTCTCGCCTACTGGATAATCGGCCTTCCCACCGGATATGTGCTGGCTACTTACACCAGTCTAGCGGCATATGGCTACTGGGTCGGCCTCATCACAGGTCTGGCCATCGGGGCTATTCTGCTGCTGTCCCGCCTGGTCAAAGTGCAGCGGCGATATGCGCACAACAAACCGGATACTGCCTAG